One window of the Rosa rugosa chromosome 3, drRosRugo1.1, whole genome shotgun sequence genome contains the following:
- the LOC133738356 gene encoding uncharacterized protein LOC133738356, with the protein MVVAFQVNCCIQNKKPSAVLDNIEYFKTTLSSAIMKQPLLRRMQQVPMHIDVSKIFKNASVKMLDAFVDSVFEFIDQPLLPSQKNFAPVGELQGEGAVITSIIGRIPDNFPEGVYVRNGQCSLNISLIKFISASTCISYCNLDCFSGKYNISFEVLLVPYTYDPVPTP; encoded by the exons ATGGTTGTGGCGTTTCAAGTGAATTGCTGTATTCAGAACAAGAAGCCCTCAGCTGTCCTAGACAATATTGAGTACTTCAAGACCACTCTCTCCTCGGCTATCATG AAGCAGCCATTGTTGAGAAGGATGCAACAAGTTCCTATGCATATAGATGTCTCGAAAATCTTCAAGAACGCTTCTGTAAAAATGTTGGACGCCTTTGTAGATTCGGTGTTTGAATTCATTGATCAACCATTGCTTCCATCTCAG AAGAACTTCGCCCCAGTTGGTGAATTGCAAGGAGAAGGAGCTGTAATCACGAGCATCATCGGAAGAATTCCAGATAACTTTCCGGAGGGAGTCTACGTAAGAAATGGTCAGTGCTCTCTTAATATATCATTAATCAAATTCATTAGTGCTTCTACATGCATATCATATTGTAACTTAGATTGTTTTTCTGGCAAGTACAACATATCATTTGAAGTATTGCTTGTTCCATATACATATGATCCAGTCCCTACTCCCTAG